A region of Salarchaeum japonicum DNA encodes the following proteins:
- a CDS encoding multicopper oxidase domain-containing protein — MPSLDYSSAADVTKRLEERLVESLTGETSVSRRTVLGGLGVAGSAAVGLGSSRAAASSDHDDEDDHGNFGAVGEYRDLDFDPHEFLTAFNTGGSGQDNVPQQVYEEDGRTVREFEFTAVDTTIAIAPGVEFQAWAYNGQVPGPTIRAVEGDLIRVKFTNLGRHAHTIHPHLKNLNPRMDGIPQNGPGVLDTGESFTYEWIAQPAGTHFYHCHSLPLKEHIHRGLYGTIIVDPDPERVRENPREYVNYPGPITDDFREQLVEEAKSRNHEYAENDAVNEMVMVMNSFDTNFDGGNEVYAANTRAFGYGVGDTDGEGNWTAGETKRPIQINKNERQRVYLSNATEFDLINSFHTHSQFFDYYDHGTTLTPTLKNVDTIMQCQAQRGIIEIDYSDHQPGLYMFHAHQSEFAELGWMSFFEVV, encoded by the coding sequence ATGCCATCGCTAGATTACAGTAGCGCAGCAGACGTCACGAAACGACTCGAAGAGCGACTGGTCGAATCACTCACCGGTGAGACGAGCGTCAGTCGCCGCACGGTGCTCGGCGGTCTCGGTGTTGCCGGGAGTGCAGCCGTCGGACTCGGGAGTTCCCGAGCAGCTGCTTCCTCCGATCACGACGATGAGGATGACCACGGTAACTTCGGTGCGGTGGGCGAATACCGGGATTTAGATTTCGACCCTCATGAGTTCCTCACCGCATTCAATACCGGAGGCAGCGGGCAGGATAACGTTCCCCAGCAGGTTTACGAAGAGGATGGCCGAACCGTGCGGGAGTTCGAGTTCACCGCCGTCGACACCACGATAGCAATCGCGCCGGGCGTTGAGTTCCAGGCGTGGGCGTACAACGGCCAAGTGCCCGGACCGACGATCCGCGCCGTCGAGGGCGATCTGATCCGCGTGAAGTTCACGAATCTGGGACGACACGCACACACGATCCATCCACACCTGAAGAATCTCAACCCGCGAATGGATGGGATTCCTCAGAACGGGCCTGGCGTCCTCGATACGGGCGAGTCATTCACCTACGAGTGGATCGCCCAACCCGCTGGCACGCACTTCTATCACTGCCACTCACTCCCGTTGAAAGAGCACATCCACCGCGGACTCTACGGCACGATCATCGTCGATCCGGACCCCGAGCGCGTCAGGGAGAATCCACGCGAGTACGTCAACTACCCGGGCCCGATTACCGACGATTTCCGAGAGCAACTCGTCGAAGAGGCGAAGAGCCGAAATCACGAGTACGCCGAAAACGACGCCGTCAACGAGATGGTGATGGTGATGAACTCATTCGATACCAACTTCGACGGCGGCAATGAGGTCTACGCGGCAAACACACGGGCGTTCGGATACGGAGTCGGTGACACCGACGGCGAGGGCAACTGGACGGCAGGCGAGACGAAACGCCCCATCCAGATCAACAAGAACGAACGCCAGCGCGTGTACCTCTCTAATGCGACGGAGTTCGACCTCATCAATTCGTTCCATACTCACTCACAGTTCTTCGACTACTACGACCACGGAACGACGCTGACGCCGACGCTCAAAAATGTGGACACGATCATGCAGTGCCAGGCGCAGCGCGGTATCATCGAGATCGACTACTCCGATCATCAACCGGGCCTGTACATGTTCCACGCCCATCAGTCGGAGTTCGCCGAACTGGGCTGGATGAGCTTCTTCGAGGTGGTCTAA